From the genome of Bacillota bacterium, one region includes:
- a CDS encoding acyl-CoA dehydratase activase-related protein — protein sequence MVTDVARRRPIRVGVPRALLYHEYAALWTAFLAGLGLEVVVSDPTSKSIVDAGVKEAVDEACLPVKVFYGHVIDLRRKGVDYIFLPRVVAVERRAYSCPKLLGLPDMIRHTVKPLPPLIDETVNVARKPRQIYGALWRATAPFTRNPWTLARAWRRALRAHRDYRERLLAGWIPGGGKAGDRGGTESPGVHDGDPSDRLTIGVLGHPYNVYDRHISLDLLGRLERWGVRVVTADSVPTEVARAETDRLPKDLFWSTGRKILGSGLHYLNSRSVDGLIHLVSFGCGPDSLVGELVQRKAARLGTVPFLLLTLDEHSGEAGLVTRIEAFMDMVRQQRRAGGGPVGEGGNVG from the coding sequence ATGGTGACGGACGTCGCCAGGCGGAGACCGATCCGCGTCGGCGTTCCAAGGGCCCTCCTCTACCACGAATACGCCGCCCTCTGGACGGCTTTCCTGGCCGGCCTCGGGCTGGAGGTGGTCGTCTCCGACCCGACGTCGAAGTCCATCGTCGACGCCGGGGTGAAGGAGGCGGTCGACGAGGCCTGCCTGCCGGTGAAGGTCTTCTACGGCCACGTCATCGACCTCCGCCGCAAGGGAGTCGATTACATCTTCCTGCCGCGGGTGGTCGCGGTCGAGCGGCGGGCCTACTCATGCCCGAAGCTCCTCGGGCTGCCCGACATGATCAGGCACACGGTCAAGCCATTGCCGCCGCTCATCGACGAGACCGTGAACGTGGCCAGGAAACCGCGGCAGATCTATGGCGCGCTGTGGCGGGCGACGGCGCCCTTCACCCGCAACCCGTGGACGTTGGCGAGGGCCTGGCGCCGGGCGCTGCGGGCCCACCGGGACTACCGGGAGCGGCTGTTGGCCGGTTGGATCCCGGGCGGGGGGAAGGCGGGGGACCGGGGGGGGACGGAGAGCCCGGGCGTCCACGACGGAGACCCCTCGGACCGCCTGACTATCGGCGTCCTCGGCCATCCCTACAACGTCTACGATCGCCACATCAGCCTCGACCTGCTCGGGAGGCTCGAACGGTGGGGGGTCAGGGTGGTCACGGCCGATTCCGTCCCGACCGAGGTGGCCAGGGCCGAGACGGACCGGTTGCCGAAGGACCTCTTCTGGTCGACGGGCCGGAAGATCCTCGGCTCGGGGCTGCACTACCTCAACAGCCGCTCGGTGGACGGGCTGATCCATCTGGTCTCCTTCGGCTGCGGGCCGGACTCGCTGGTCGGGGAGTTGGTCCAGCGGAAGGCGGCCCGCCTGGGGACGGTGCCTTTCCTCCTGCTCACCCTGGACGAGCATTCCGGCGAGGCCGGACTGGTGACCCGGATCGAGGCCTTCATGGACATGGTCAGGCAGCAGCGGAGGGCCGGCGGGGGGCCGGTCGGGGAGGGTGGGAACGTCGGATGA